AGGTTCCTGAAAAGGTCGACATGAAGAAAAACGGCGGTGATTCGCCGCGTCACGAGTCACATGAATCGCTCAACAGGGAATCACGACACTCCCGGTCCGCGCACAACGATGTCCGATACAAACTCCTCTTTCACAAAGCTCCAATCGGGATCTTTCAGTATGATACCAATCTTGTCATCACCGAATGTAACGATTTTCTGTTAAACATGCTGGGTTCAACCCGTGAACGGATGATCGGTCTTGACCTGAAAACGCTGCGGGACCAGGCGATCCTCCCCGCCTTGCGGACATCGCTGTCCGGCCGGGAAGGATTCTATGAAGGACCCTACGTCTCTACCACTGGCGACCAGCGTATATACGCAAGCATGCGGGCAGCCCCTCTCACCGACAGCACCGGGAAAGTGATCGGAGGTGTGGGTATCGTTCACGACATAACGGAGCTGCAACAAAGAGAAGATGAGCTCCGGGAAAGCCGTGAGCGGTACCGCGTGGTCATAGAAAACGCCACCGACATCATATTCCGCACTGATGACACAGGGCGGATATCCTTCGTCAATCCGTTTGCCACAACGATCATGGGGTACAATGAATCGGAACTGATGGGCAAGCATTACCTTGATTTTATCAGAGAGGACTATCGCAAGGAGGCCGAACGATTCTTCGGCATCCAGTTCGTAAAGAAAATCGATAGCACCTATGCCGAATACCCGGTTGTGAAAAAAGACGGCAGGGAATTGTGGCTCGGGCAGAACGTTCAGCTCATCGTCAGAAATGATACAGTGATCGGGTTCCAGGCCGTATCGCGTGACATAACGGAACGCAAGAAACTCGAAGAAGAACTGAGAACAAGCGAAGAGAAGCATCGCTCCATCATCGAGAACATCGAAGAAGGGTATTTTGAAGTAGACCTGAAGGGGAACCTCCTCTTTTTTAACGATTCCCTCTGCCGGATGCTTTCGTATGCCGCTGATGAATTGTGGGGTATGAACTATCGGAAGTTGGCCAACAAGGAAACAGCGAAACGTGTATTTGAGACATTCAATTCCGTGTTCCGGACCGGGAAACCGTCAAAGGCCTTTGACTGGCTTCTCATTGGAAAAAACGGCAGAGCCATACCGATCGAGACCTCCGTGTCTCTCGTCAGCAACGACGCCGGGACCCCGGTCGGATTCAGGGGTGTTGCGAGAGACATCACCGAACGGAAACGTTCCGAGGAGCTTCTCAGGGAAAGCGAGAAAAAATA
The sequence above is a segment of the Deltaproteobacteria bacterium genome. Coding sequences within it:
- a CDS encoding PAS domain S-box protein; translated protein: MKKNGGDSPRHESHESLNRESRHSRSAHNDVRYKLLFHKAPIGIFQYDTNLVITECNDFLLNMLGSTRERMIGLDLKTLRDQAILPALRTSLSGREGFYEGPYVSTTGDQRIYASMRAAPLTDSTGKVIGGVGIVHDITELQQREDELRESRERYRVVIENATDIIFRTDDTGRISFVNPFATTIMGYNESELMGKHYLDFIREDYRKEAERFFGIQFVKKIDSTYAEYPVVKKDGRELWLGQNVQLIVRNDTVIGFQAVSRDITERKKLEEELRTSEEKHRSIIENIEEGYFEVDLKGNLLFFNDSLCRMLSYAADELWGMNYRKLANKETAKRVFETFNSVFRTGKPSKAFDWLLIGKNGRAIPIETSVSLVSNDAGTPVGFRGVARDITERKRSEELLRESEKKYRELVENMRDIFYVADESGILTYISPVVEAIAGYRPEDIVGQRITSLVHPDYAPRVIKQFRNIIEGIVEPGEYRVTIKDGRTIWVRTFAQPRYDEKNHTHVIGVQGIMTDITDLKQAQEELITHQEHLELINKILRHDLINDLAAIQSALNLFRNEGDEKLLAEASKKIEKSVSLIRRMKELESFIAAHHDLKICDLVEAIDRVAATYPALTVTVTNAPCRVLADESLDSVIDNIVSNALIHGKARNMTIKTEKTGNVCNVFFSDDGKGIPEEVRNHIFDEGFTYGDTGRTGLGLHIVKKAMTAYGGDVYVDERSRKGASLVLRFRIVE